From the Priestia koreensis genome, one window contains:
- the codY gene encoding GTP-sensing pleiotropic transcriptional regulator CodY: MDLLTKTRKINAMLQKAAGKPVNFKEMAETLGEVIEANTFVVSRRGKLLGIAIKQQIENQRMKDMLEERRFPEEYTKNLFSINETSSNLDVESEYTAFPIENKELFKSGLTTIVPIIGGGERLGTLILARLDEKFHDDDLILAEYGATVVGMEILREKAEEIEEEARSKAVVQMAISSLSYSELEAIEHIFEELNGNEGLLVASKIADRVGITRSVIVNALRKLESAGVIESRSLGMKGTYIKVLNDKFLVELAKLKSN, encoded by the coding sequence ATGGATTTATTAACAAAAACAAGAAAGATTAATGCAATGCTGCAAAAGGCAGCTGGTAAACCAGTAAACTTTAAAGAAATGGCTGAAACGTTAGGTGAAGTTATCGAGGCTAATACATTCGTAGTGAGCCGTCGCGGTAAGCTACTAGGAATTGCGATTAAACAACAAATCGAAAACCAACGTATGAAAGATATGTTAGAAGAGCGTCGTTTTCCAGAAGAATATACGAAAAACCTTTTCAGCATTAACGAAACATCTTCAAACCTTGATGTAGAAAGCGAATATACGGCTTTCCCTATTGAAAACAAAGAGCTTTTCAAATCAGGTTTAACAACGATCGTGCCAATCATTGGTGGGGGAGAGCGCCTAGGTACACTTATCTTAGCTCGTCTAGATGAGAAGTTCCATGATGATGATTTAATTCTTGCTGAGTACGGTGCTACAGTAGTAGGAATGGAAATCTTACGTGAAAAAGCAGAAGAGATTGAAGAAGAGGCAAGAAGCAAAGCGGTTGTTCAAATGGCCATCAGTTCATTATCATACAGTGAGCTTGAAGCAATTGAGCACATTTTTGAAGAGCTTAACGGCAATGAAGGCCTTCTTGTGGCAAGTAAAATTGCAGATCGCGTAGGGATTACACGTTCTGTCATCGTAAATGCTCTTCGTAAGCTTGAAAGTGCTGGTGTTATTGAGTCTCGCTCTCTAGGAATGAAAGGGACATACATTAAAGTCCTAAATGACAAATTCCTTGTTGAACTTGCGAAATTAAAATCAAATTAA
- the hslV gene encoding ATP-dependent protease subunit HslV, producing MSTFHATTIFAVQHKGNCAMAGDGQVTFGNAVVMKHTARKVRRLYQGKVLAGFAGSVADAFTLFEMFEGKLEEYNGNLQRAAVELAKQWRSDKVLRKLEAMLIVMNKDVILLISGTGEVIEPDDGILAIGSGGNYALSAGRALKHHAGDHLTAREIAKAALDIASDICVYTNGNIIVEEL from the coding sequence ATGTCAACCTTTCATGCAACAACGATTTTTGCGGTTCAACATAAAGGGAACTGCGCGATGGCTGGTGACGGACAGGTAACGTTCGGTAATGCTGTTGTGATGAAGCATACAGCCCGAAAAGTTAGACGACTTTATCAAGGAAAAGTGTTGGCAGGTTTTGCAGGTTCCGTAGCGGATGCATTTACGCTATTTGAAATGTTCGAAGGAAAGCTTGAGGAATACAACGGCAACCTTCAACGTGCAGCGGTAGAACTGGCAAAACAATGGAGAAGTGATAAAGTTCTTCGAAAATTAGAAGCCATGCTCATTGTAATGAATAAAGACGTTATTCTGTTAATTTCCGGAACGGGTGAAGTGATTGAGCCTGATGACGGTATTTTAGCAATTGGTTCAGGTGGGAACTATGCCCTTTCTGCAGGTCGTGCTCTAAAGCATCATGCAGGAGATCATTTAACAGCACGTGAGATTGCAAAAGCAGCTCTAGACATTGCAAGTGATATTTGTGTTTATACAAATGGAAATATTATCGTAGAAGAGTTGTAG
- the hslU gene encoding HslU--HslV peptidase ATPase subunit, producing MNTHLTPRQIVEKLDQYIVGQTKAKKAVAVALRNRYRRGLLGEQLRDEVVPKNILMIGPTGVGKTEIARRLAKLVGAPFIKVEATKFTEVGYVGRDVESMVRDLMETSIRLVKEEKMEAVQEKAKEQANKRLVELLVPSLKKQQSFKNPFEMLFPGNNPSESSESESEDDTIRTKRKQVAHQLALGELEDHYVTVDVQEQQPQMFDMLQGTGMEQMGMNLQDALGGLMPKKTKKRKLTVKEARKVLTNEEAQKLIDMDEVTQEAIQRAEQYGIIFIDEIDKIASKGNGNGSAEVSREGVQRDILPIVEGSTVVTKYGSVKTDHVLFVAAGAFHVSKPSDLIPELQGRFPIRVELTKLTVDDFVRILVEPDNALLKQYQALLETEGIQIEFSDDAIRKIAEVAFHVNQDTDNIGARRLHTIMERLLEDLSFEAPDVTMEKITITPQYVEEKLGEVARNKDLSQFIL from the coding sequence ATGAATACTCATTTAACCCCTCGTCAAATTGTTGAAAAGCTGGATCAGTATATTGTCGGTCAAACAAAAGCTAAAAAAGCAGTTGCTGTTGCTCTTCGTAATCGCTATCGTAGAGGCTTATTAGGCGAGCAGCTGCGTGATGAAGTGGTGCCTAAAAACATTCTAATGATTGGCCCAACGGGTGTCGGAAAAACGGAAATTGCGAGAAGACTTGCTAAGCTTGTCGGTGCGCCGTTTATTAAAGTAGAAGCCACTAAGTTTACTGAGGTGGGCTACGTAGGGCGCGATGTCGAATCAATGGTTCGTGATTTAATGGAAACGTCCATCCGTCTTGTAAAAGAAGAGAAAATGGAAGCAGTACAAGAAAAAGCGAAAGAACAAGCAAACAAGCGATTAGTGGAATTACTTGTTCCATCGTTGAAAAAGCAACAGTCTTTTAAAAACCCATTCGAAATGCTCTTCCCTGGCAACAATCCTTCTGAAAGCTCTGAGTCAGAATCAGAAGATGATACGATTCGAACAAAGCGCAAGCAAGTTGCCCATCAGCTCGCATTAGGAGAGTTAGAAGATCACTATGTAACGGTTGATGTACAGGAGCAACAGCCGCAAATGTTTGATATGTTGCAAGGAACGGGTATGGAACAGATGGGCATGAATCTTCAAGACGCATTAGGTGGTTTAATGCCGAAGAAGACGAAAAAGCGTAAATTGACTGTAAAAGAAGCGCGGAAAGTGTTAACGAACGAAGAAGCGCAGAAATTAATTGATATGGACGAAGTAACACAAGAGGCCATTCAGCGCGCTGAGCAGTATGGCATCATCTTTATCGATGAAATTGATAAAATTGCAAGTAAAGGCAATGGTAATGGCTCAGCGGAAGTTTCACGTGAAGGTGTGCAACGCGACATTTTACCAATTGTTGAAGGATCAACGGTAGTAACAAAGTACGGATCGGTCAAAACAGATCATGTATTATTCGTTGCAGCAGGGGCGTTTCACGTCTCAAAGCCGTCAGATTTAATTCCTGAATTGCAGGGCCGTTTCCCAATCCGCGTGGAGTTAACGAAGTTGACGGTTGATGACTTTGTTCGCATCCTTGTTGAACCAGATAATGCCCTTTTAAAGCAATATCAGGCGTTATTGGAAACAGAAGGTATACAAATTGAATTTTCTGACGATGCTATACGTAAGATTGCAGAAGTGGCATTTCATGTGAACCAAGATACGGATAATATTGGCGCACGCCGTCTGCACACAATTATGGAGCGTCTGTTGGAAGATCTGTCGTTTGAAGCGCCGGACGTTACGATGGAAAAAATCACAATTACTCCTCAGTATGTAGAAGAAAAGCTAGGAGAAGTTGCGCGTAATAAAGATTTAAGTCAATTTATTTTGTAA
- the flgB gene encoding flagellar basal body rod protein FlgB: MKLFSTTFDALEQGLNYSSLKQKTIADNIANVDTPNYKAKNVSFKGELDRALNESLKAHRTNPRHFEFTPSSSFSNSAIVSRANDYQQNGNSVDMDLEMSELAKNQIYYQALSDRLSGKFSSMKMVIGGGR; encoded by the coding sequence GTGAAGTTATTTTCAACAACATTTGATGCTCTAGAACAAGGGCTAAACTATTCTTCACTAAAGCAAAAAACGATCGCTGATAACATTGCAAACGTGGATACACCGAACTACAAAGCGAAAAACGTATCGTTTAAAGGTGAGCTAGATCGTGCCTTAAATGAATCGCTAAAAGCTCATCGCACGAACCCGAGACATTTTGAATTTACTCCTTCATCCTCTTTTTCTAACTCTGCAATTGTAAGCCGTGCAAATGATTATCAACAAAATGGCAACAGTGTTGATATGGATTTGGAAATGTCAGAGCTTGCTAAAAATCAAATTTATTATCAGGCCTTGTCTGATCGATTAAGTGGAAAGTTTAGCTCAATGAAAATGGTGATAGGAGGCGGAAGATAA